One window from the genome of Acinetobacter sp. LoGeW2-3 encodes:
- a CDS encoding efflux transporter outer membrane subunit, whose translation MQMTLTKLASALLLGSSLVGCAAVVKTPYEQPSVAVPGSFQNNTALSKQIYDEVLADQWWTLFKDPQLNALVGDVLTRNSNLAVAGINLQQTRIQARQTQSQQGVRIGDAGLTTRRSFELEGGDSSSSLGVNFPGLSYELDLFGKLANQTEASRWEALATEQDLQATAQSLIGTTAQLYWQLAYLNERYSVVQQNLATAQKTYDLVRVQYRAGAVSGLDLTQAEQAIQSQQSTLSQIEQQRVETRTALAVLMNMPVQQLSIQEPQRLPNIALPTIAAGLPASLLSRRPDLNAAELRLRKALANKDANKASYYPSISLTGSLSTGIGTSSSLSDALKNPVATLGAGLTLPFLQWNDMKRDLKVNELEYEKAIIQYRQTIYEAFADVENALSNRTELSKQVELQRRNVELAERTERLTEVRYRNGAIALKNLLDAQETTRNARLSLVQTRQNQYNAYVTLMQALGGSPIKQLP comes from the coding sequence ATGCAAATGACTTTAACCAAACTTGCCAGTGCCCTGCTCCTCGGGAGTTCACTGGTCGGTTGTGCGGCAGTGGTGAAAACCCCCTATGAACAGCCAAGTGTCGCTGTGCCTGGCAGTTTTCAGAATAACACTGCGCTAAGCAAGCAAATCTATGATGAGGTATTGGCTGATCAGTGGTGGACCTTATTTAAAGATCCACAGCTGAATGCGCTTGTTGGTGATGTATTAACACGTAATAGCAATCTTGCCGTAGCCGGAATTAACCTGCAACAGACACGTATTCAGGCTCGACAAACTCAAAGCCAGCAAGGTGTACGCATTGGTGATGCTGGACTGACCACGCGTAGAAGTTTTGAGTTAGAGGGCGGTGATAGTTCATCTAGTCTGGGGGTCAATTTTCCTGGTCTAAGCTATGAACTGGATCTGTTTGGTAAACTCGCCAATCAAACTGAAGCTTCGCGCTGGGAAGCCTTGGCTACTGAACAGGACTTGCAGGCAACGGCGCAAAGTCTGATTGGAACAACGGCACAACTTTACTGGCAATTGGCTTATTTAAATGAACGCTATAGCGTGGTACAGCAAAACCTGGCAACGGCGCAGAAGACTTATGATCTGGTTCGCGTGCAATATCGTGCTGGCGCAGTTTCTGGACTAGATCTGACTCAGGCTGAACAAGCCATTCAGAGTCAGCAATCCACTTTGAGCCAGATCGAACAGCAGCGCGTTGAAACACGTACTGCACTTGCAGTGCTTATGAATATGCCGGTACAGCAGCTTTCGATTCAGGAACCACAACGTCTACCGAATATTGCCTTGCCGACGATTGCAGCCGGCTTGCCTGCAAGTTTACTGTCACGTCGTCCAGATCTGAATGCTGCTGAGCTGCGCTTACGTAAAGCGCTCGCAAATAAAGATGCCAACAAGGCCAGTTATTATCCATCGATCAGCCTGACCGGTAGCTTGAGCACGGGTATTGGTACTAGTTCATCCTTATCAGATGCGCTAAAAAACCCTGTTGCGACATTAGGTGCAGGTTTGACTCTGCCCTTCCTGCAATGGAATGACATGAAGCGTGATTTAAAAGTGAATGAGCTGGAATATGAGAAAGCGATTATTCAGTATCGCCAGACCATTTATGAAGCTTTTGCCGATGTTGAAAATGCCTTGTCCAATCGGACTGAACTGAGCAAACAGGTTGAACTGCAACGCCGTAATGTCGAGCTGGCAGAGAGGACTGAACGTTTAACTGAAGTTCGTTATCGTAACGGTGCAATTGCCTTGAAAAATCTACTGGATGCTCAGGAAACCACACGTAATGCACGTCTCAGTCTGGTGCAAACGCGTCAAAATCAATACAACGCTTATGTCACCTTGATGCAGGCGCTGGGTGGTAGCCCAATCAAGCAATTACCATAA
- a CDS encoding tetratricopeptide repeat protein: MWFLLVLILGIVALGIWMWKRPDPVTRDQARAVQHDLWIEQIEAQLKLADRLSSDAYQPNYERGYQIYQDLAQQQEIPQAYVGMGLMQLKGLGRPQSIENAISLLENAFRLGSDEAAYHLGQIYDADRYQHQDTDKALYWYRHAVARGNLEAQYRITELSEPTQDAAEQHRLQLLIQNADQGHAGSQYQVAQHYLAEGTAQDLSLGIHNLFLAAQQDHLEATKQIAKLYAEGNILPQDQTQALRFIKQSINLGDQEGLYDYYAGVLLGTIDVDQRQRILQHLQQQSYEHKDAQAKTLLGLAYFHGWFVEKNETMAFRYWSEAANIQFPQALSVIAALYYESYLVADEPEKAFSLYQVAAEIEPNDFYSQMGLALCYLHGIGTAKDTAKATHIIQQVALQHWNIAAQSEADLVYVVGRFYSLPEYPLPNREKAIQYLNQAVSKGSAEAAWYLYQALSGQYPVFAIDEDQAKRYLHQAAQLGHAQAQAQLGIMYLKGQDVAQGIALGLNYLKQAAEQKNAMAMNALGEAMEQGVGIDANMDQAIQLYRKAAAQVNADAYSHLGRVYTKGIGVERDVITARAWLEKGSLLGHAASQEQLNNLNAYLQMNNKLA; this comes from the coding sequence ATGTGGTTCTTACTGGTACTGATTTTGGGGATCGTGGCGTTGGGAATCTGGATGTGGAAGCGTCCTGACCCAGTAACACGGGATCAAGCCAGGGCAGTGCAACATGACCTGTGGATTGAACAGATTGAGGCACAGCTCAAACTTGCAGATCGGTTGAGTTCAGATGCATATCAGCCAAACTATGAGCGTGGCTATCAGATCTATCAGGATTTAGCCCAGCAGCAGGAAATTCCTCAAGCCTATGTAGGCATGGGGCTGATGCAGCTCAAAGGTTTGGGACGTCCGCAAAGTATCGAAAATGCGATTAGTCTACTGGAAAATGCATTTCGTCTTGGCAGTGATGAAGCTGCTTATCATTTGGGACAGATCTATGATGCTGATCGCTATCAGCATCAAGATACCGATAAAGCACTGTATTGGTATCGTCACGCTGTGGCACGCGGTAATCTGGAAGCGCAGTATCGAATTACCGAACTGTCCGAACCGACTCAAGATGCGGCAGAACAGCATCGTCTACAACTCTTGATTCAGAATGCTGATCAGGGACATGCGGGTTCGCAGTACCAGGTGGCACAACACTATTTGGCAGAAGGTACTGCCCAAGATTTAAGTTTAGGAATCCATAACCTGTTTCTGGCTGCGCAGCAAGATCATCTTGAAGCAACCAAACAGATTGCTAAGTTGTATGCTGAAGGCAATATCTTGCCGCAGGATCAGACACAAGCTTTACGTTTTATCAAACAAAGCATTAATCTGGGGGATCAGGAAGGTCTGTATGACTATTATGCTGGTGTATTGCTCGGTACGATTGATGTCGATCAACGTCAGCGGATCTTGCAGCATTTGCAACAGCAGTCTTATGAGCATAAAGATGCTCAAGCCAAGACTTTACTTGGCTTGGCCTATTTTCATGGCTGGTTTGTTGAGAAGAATGAAACCATGGCATTTCGCTATTGGAGTGAGGCTGCCAACATTCAATTTCCTCAAGCCTTGAGCGTGATTGCAGCCTTATATTATGAATCTTATCTGGTCGCGGATGAGCCTGAAAAAGCGTTTAGCTTGTATCAGGTTGCTGCCGAGATCGAGCCAAATGACTTCTATAGCCAGATGGGCTTAGCTTTATGCTATCTGCATGGCATCGGTACAGCAAAGGATACGGCTAAAGCCACTCACATCATCCAGCAGGTCGCGCTACAGCATTGGAATATCGCCGCACAGTCTGAAGCTGATCTGGTTTATGTCGTGGGTCGTTTCTATAGTCTGCCTGAGTATCCATTACCGAACCGTGAGAAAGCGATTCAATACCTGAATCAAGCCGTGAGTAAAGGCTCAGCTGAAGCTGCCTGGTATCTGTATCAGGCACTTTCTGGTCAATATCCGGTATTTGCCATAGATGAAGACCAAGCCAAACGTTACTTACATCAGGCAGCACAACTCGGTCATGCTCAGGCGCAAGCTCAACTCGGTATAATGTATCTTAAAGGTCAAGATGTAGCGCAAGGCATTGCTTTAGGTCTGAATTATTTAAAACAGGCAGCAGAGCAGAAAAATGCGATGGCCATGAATGCACTGGGTGAAGCCATGGAACAAGGTGTTGGTATTGACGCCAATATGGATCAAGCGATTCAGCTCTATCGTAAAGCTGCTGCACAGGTGAATGCCGATGCTTATAGTCATCTGGGCCGTGTATATACCAAAGGGATTGGCGTAGAACGTGATGTAATAACTGCCCGAGCATGGCTTGAGAAGGGAAGCTTACTGGGACATGCGGCTTCACAGGAACAGCTGAACAATTTAAATGCCTATCTGCAAATGAATAACAAATTAGCATAA
- a CDS encoding ThiF family adenylyltransferase: MTDLLQDDEYDRRFAGVAKIYGDDSFHHYENSHVMVIGIGGVGSWAVEALARTGIGELTIVDMDVVAASNINRQLPAMTTTLGREKIEIMAERCRAINPRIKVNLIDDYLTPENVKEILAGNPDIILDCIDDVKAKFALMLHCRFNKIPLIVSGGAGGKLDPLKIRVADLSRTEQDPMLAKLRAQLRAKGICKKPKEKFGITCVYSIDNPFSSADVCPSAGLRCGGYGSAVVVTSSFAMVAVSEVLKKLDMKRAKA; encoded by the coding sequence ATGACTGATCTCCTTCAAGATGATGAATATGACCGCCGTTTCGCTGGTGTCGCCAAAATTTATGGCGATGATAGCTTTCATCATTATGAAAACAGTCATGTGATGGTGATCGGTATTGGCGGTGTCGGTTCTTGGGCAGTTGAAGCATTGGCACGTACTGGTATCGGCGAACTGACCATCGTTGATATGGATGTGGTGGCTGCATCGAATATCAACCGCCAGCTACCTGCCATGACCACAACTTTAGGTCGTGAAAAAATTGAAATCATGGCTGAGCGTTGTCGAGCGATTAACCCACGTATCAAAGTAAACTTGATTGACGATTATCTCACTCCCGAAAATGTCAAAGAAATCCTGGCAGGAAATCCTGACATTATTCTGGACTGTATCGATGACGTGAAAGCCAAGTTTGCCTTGATGCTACATTGCCGTTTTAACAAGATTCCATTGATTGTTTCCGGTGGTGCAGGCGGTAAGTTAGATCCATTAAAAATCCGTGTTGCAGATTTATCAAGAACTGAACAAGACCCAATGCTGGCTAAATTGCGTGCCCAACTACGCGCTAAAGGCATCTGTAAAAAACCAAAAGAAAAATTTGGTATTACATGTGTTTATTCAATTGATAATCCATTCTCCAGTGCTGATGTTTGCCCAAGTGCAGGTTTGCGTTGTGGTGGTTATGGTTCTGCGGTGGTAGTGACGTCTAGCTTTGCTATGGTCGCAGTATCAGAAGTGCTGAAAAAGCTGGATATGAAGCGAGCAAAAGCCTGA
- the orn gene encoding oligoribonuclease, with protein sequence MSSTPDSRLIWIDLEMTGLDTDNDQIIEIATIVTDDNLNILAEGPVLAIHQSPILLNAMDEWNTRQHGQSGLIERVRRSKLTARDAELQTLEFLKKWVNPKTSPMCGNSICQDRRFMHRLMPELEQFFHYRNLDVSSVKELAKRWRPEIMGGLKKNASHLAMDDIRDSIAELKYYREYFFIMNKD encoded by the coding sequence ATGAGCAGCACCCCGGATAGCCGCCTGATTTGGATTGACCTGGAAATGACAGGTCTGGATACAGACAACGACCAGATTATTGAAATTGCGACTATTGTGACAGACGATAATTTAAATATTCTTGCAGAAGGCCCTGTCCTTGCAATTCACCAGTCTCCAATTCTGTTAAATGCGATGGATGAGTGGAACACACGTCAACATGGTCAGTCAGGTCTGATTGAGCGTGTACGTCGTAGTAAATTGACTGCACGAGATGCAGAACTACAAACTTTAGAATTCTTGAAAAAATGGGTGAATCCTAAAACTTCTCCGATGTGTGGTAACTCGATCTGTCAAGATCGCCGTTTCATGCACCGTTTAATGCCTGAACTGGAACAGTTCTTCCATTACCGTAATCTGGATGTGTCTTCTGTGAAAGAGCTTGCGAAACGCTGGCGTCCAGAAATCATGGGTGGCTTGAAAAAGAACGCATCGCACTTGGCGATGGATGACATTCGTGATTCGATTGCTGAACTCAAATACTACCGCGAATATTTCTTTATCATGAATAAAGACTAA
- the rsgA gene encoding ribosome small subunit-dependent GTPase A — translation MALIRKRRLTEQQQRRIQKQHKTRQEEIDTSQDLEGLVVQHYGRQLEVQALSVPEQHPEKPVVADGEPEPFWKEIELGSVWRCHTRTNLELLVTGDRVKWQADPNTGLGIITAIHPRKSLLTRPDRYHKVKPVAANISLIVIVFAPLPEPAPGLIDRYLVACADAEIPALLVLNKSDLLKDNDPILDLLKEYENLGYEVMQTQSDGDLTELSARLNEETVAFVGQSGVGKSTLINAIVPDAAQKTNIISENSALGQHTTTSTRLISFGDGAALIDSPGIREFGLWHLPLDKVQTGFPEIENLLGHCQFRNCTHKHEKQCALRQAASSGEILPRRLDSYLRLIDEITEAQQKN, via the coding sequence ATGGCTTTAATACGTAAACGTCGTTTAACTGAACAACAACAACGTCGTATTCAAAAACAGCACAAAACGCGTCAGGAAGAGATTGATACCTCTCAAGACCTGGAAGGACTGGTCGTGCAGCATTATGGCCGCCAGCTTGAAGTCCAGGCTCTCTCGGTTCCTGAACAGCATCCTGAAAAACCTGTGGTGGCTGATGGTGAACCTGAGCCCTTCTGGAAAGAGATTGAACTAGGCAGTGTGTGGCGCTGCCATACCCGGACCAATCTTGAATTGCTGGTCACTGGCGACCGCGTCAAATGGCAGGCCGATCCGAATACTGGACTCGGCATTATCACGGCGATTCATCCACGTAAATCACTGCTGACCCGCCCAGACCGCTATCATAAGGTCAAACCGGTCGCAGCCAATATTTCCCTGATCGTGATCGTGTTTGCACCATTGCCAGAACCAGCACCTGGCTTAATTGACCGTTATCTGGTGGCGTGTGCTGATGCAGAGATTCCAGCATTATTAGTACTGAATAAATCAGACTTGCTCAAAGACAATGATCCAATTCTGGATCTGCTCAAAGAATATGAAAATTTGGGTTATGAAGTGATGCAAACCCAATCTGATGGCGATCTGACTGAACTGTCCGCTCGTCTGAATGAGGAAACTGTGGCTTTTGTGGGTCAATCTGGTGTAGGTAAAAGCACCCTGATCAATGCCATCGTGCCGGATGCAGCACAGAAGACCAATATCATTTCAGAAAATTCGGCACTGGGTCAGCACACCACGACGTCAACACGTTTAATTTCCTTTGGTGATGGTGCAGCCTTGATCGACTCCCCTGGGATCCGTGAATTTGGCCTATGGCATCTGCCTTTGGACAAAGTGCAAACTGGTTTTCCGGAAATTGAAAATCTGCTGGGACACTGTCAGTTCCGTAACTGTACGCATAAGCATGAAAAACAATGTGCTTTACGTCAGGCGGCAAGTTCAGGTGAAATTCTGCCGCGTCGTTTGGACAGCTATCTGCGATTAATTGATGAAATCACGGAAGCTCAACAAAAAAATTGA
- a CDS encoding rhodanese-like domain-containing protein, with protein MERWFEFMGNHPFLFGALAALVVLFFIIEGQRNGRKISPQSLGILVKAKNAMLIDLRDAKDFREGHISGSRNIPYSQITKHVEELKTADRPLVFICNLGQVAGTALQQVGHADAYRLDGGISNWKAQGLPLVKSK; from the coding sequence GTGGAACGTTGGTTCGAGTTTATGGGGAATCACCCCTTCTTGTTTGGTGCACTTGCAGCATTGGTGGTTTTGTTCTTCATTATCGAAGGTCAACGTAACGGTCGTAAGATTTCTCCGCAATCGCTGGGAATTCTGGTTAAGGCAAAAAATGCCATGCTGATCGACCTGCGTGATGCCAAAGATTTCCGTGAAGGTCATATCAGCGGTAGCCGCAATATTCCATACAGCCAAATTACTAAACATGTTGAAGAGTTAAAAACAGCAGATCGCCCATTGGTGTTCATTTGTAATCTGGGTCAGGTTGCAGGCACTGCGCTACAACAAGTCGGTCATGCAGATGCTTACCGTCTTGATGGCGGTATTAGCAACTGGAAAGCCCAAGGCTTACCTCTGGTGAAAAGTAAATAA
- the grxC gene encoding glutaredoxin 3 encodes MAEVIIYSTTVCPYCVRAKQLLERKGVEYKEINLSKEDPQVRLDLMQRTNHRTVPQIFINEQFIGGFDQLYALEREGKLDELLA; translated from the coding sequence ATGGCTGAAGTCATTATCTATTCAACGACTGTGTGTCCATACTGTGTCCGTGCAAAACAGCTCCTTGAGCGTAAGGGCGTAGAATATAAAGAAATCAATCTGTCTAAAGAAGATCCACAGGTTCGTCTTGATTTGATGCAACGTACCAATCACCGTACAGTGCCACAGATTTTTATCAATGAACAATTTATCGGCGGTTTTGATCAGCTTTACGCTTTAGAGCGTGAAGGCAAACTCGACGAATTACTGGCTTAA
- the secB gene encoding protein-export chaperone SecB: MSEEQQAQPQLALERIYTKDISFEVPGAQVFTKQWQPELNINLSSSAEKIDPTHFEVALKVVVQANNEGDTAFIVDVTQAGIFLIDSVEEERLPYILGAYCPNILFPFLREAVNDLVTKGSFPQLLLTPINFDAEFEANMQRAQATAVEGQA, encoded by the coding sequence ATGAGTGAAGAACAACAAGCTCAACCACAATTGGCATTAGAGCGTATTTATACTAAAGACATTTCTTTTGAAGTACCTGGGGCACAAGTTTTTACCAAGCAATGGCAACCTGAGCTGAACATCAACCTTTCTTCTTCTGCAGAAAAGATTGATCCAACTCACTTTGAAGTTGCTTTGAAAGTTGTCGTGCAAGCAAACAACGAAGGTGACACAGCATTTATCGTTGACGTAACGCAAGCAGGGATCTTCCTGATTGATAGCGTTGAAGAAGAGCGTCTGCCTTACATTCTTGGTGCTTACTGCCCGAACATCCTGTTCCCTTTCCTTCGTGAAGCGGTAAATGATCTGGTAACTAAAGGTAGCTTCCCACAATTGCTACTTACACCGATCAACTTCGATGCTGAATTCGAGGCCAACATGCAACGTGCACAAGCTACTGCTGTTGAAGGTCAAGCTTAA
- a CDS encoding cytochrome b562 codes for MLRILSLTILCLLGGTMNSSVMAKSLRMDMYALNSNYKTFQNTTDPKVALDALEKMNQAALDAQKTSPKSLKKASPEDPQLYSYHSLLNQLISELKQAQALTEAGQLEQAKQSVEKIDAIKKQGHQNFK; via the coding sequence ATGTTAAGAATTCTTAGTTTAACGATTCTCTGTTTGTTAGGCGGGACAATGAATAGCAGTGTCATGGCGAAAAGCCTTAGAATGGACATGTATGCCTTAAATTCTAACTATAAAACATTCCAGAACACGACAGATCCGAAAGTAGCATTAGACGCTTTAGAAAAAATGAATCAGGCAGCTTTGGATGCACAGAAGACCAGCCCAAAATCACTCAAAAAAGCGAGTCCAGAAGATCCACAACTGTATAGTTATCATAGCTTATTGAATCAGTTAATCAGTGAGTTAAAACAAGCGCAAGCTTTGACTGAGGCAGGGCAGCTTGAACAGGCAAAGCAATCTGTAGAAAAAATTGATGCCATTAAAAAACAAGGTCATCAGAACTTTAAATAA
- a CDS encoding enoyl-ACP reductase FabI has product MAQGLLAGKRFLIAGIASKLSIAFGIAQALHREGAELAFTYPNEKLKKRVDDFAAQFGSELVFPCDVAVDAEIDNAFAELAKHWDGLDGVVHSIGFAPAHTLDGDFTDVTDREGFKIAHDISAYSFIAMARAAKPLLAARQGCLLTLTYQGSERVMPNYNVMGLAKASLEAGVRYLASSLGAEGIRVNAISAGPIRTLAASGIKSFRKMLDLNEKVAPLKRNVTIEDVGNAALFLCSPWANGITGEIMYVDAGYNTVGMSAELMLDAE; this is encoded by the coding sequence ATGGCACAAGGACTTTTGGCGGGTAAGCGCTTCCTGATCGCAGGTATTGCAAGTAAATTATCAATCGCATTTGGTATTGCACAAGCATTACACCGTGAAGGTGCAGAACTTGCTTTTACCTATCCAAATGAAAAACTGAAAAAACGTGTCGATGATTTCGCTGCACAGTTTGGTTCTGAATTGGTGTTTCCTTGTGATGTGGCGGTAGATGCAGAAATTGACAATGCATTTGCAGAACTGGCAAAACACTGGGATGGGCTGGATGGTGTCGTGCATTCAATCGGTTTTGCGCCAGCACATACATTAGATGGTGATTTCACTGATGTAACAGATCGTGAAGGCTTCAAAATTGCGCATGACATTAGTGCTTATAGCTTTATCGCAATGGCGCGTGCTGCGAAGCCATTACTGGCTGCACGTCAAGGTTGTTTATTGACCCTGACTTATCAAGGTTCTGAGCGTGTAATGCCAAACTATAACGTGATGGGTCTGGCAAAAGCATCTTTAGAAGCAGGCGTACGTTACCTGGCATCTAGCTTGGGTGCGGAAGGTATTCGTGTTAATGCCATCTCTGCTGGTCCAATCCGCACGCTTGCAGCGTCAGGTATTAAATCTTTCCGTAAAATGCTGGATCTGAACGAAAAAGTGGCTCCACTTAAACGTAATGTAACGATTGAAGATGTCGGTAATGCTGCATTGTTCCTGTGCTCACCATGGGCAAATGGGATCACTGGTGAAATCATGTATGTTGATGCCGGTTATAACACAGTAGGCATGAGTGCTGAACTAATGCTGGATGCAGAATAA
- a CDS encoding TatD family hydrolase yields MSLKLFDTHTHFDVPDFDHDREQLAYAAKKAGVEGLVLIGFLQKRFQDLIQTQHFLNNLVDAPRSYLAPGLHPFYIEEHQQEHLQDLEQILKTEDCIAIGEIGLDTFLKQHKQLEIFQKQKDFFAAQIELAQQYDKPILLHIRKSHADVLKMLKAHKFQQGGIAHAFGGGVEEAKAFIKLGFKLGITGQITNPNAKKLHQVVQIVGAEHLVLETDCPDMTPLCCQHSKEQRTRNTPANLPYVLQGLAKSLHMDQNELAEQLWKNTHQAFHLDI; encoded by the coding sequence ATGAGCCTGAAACTGTTTGATACCCATACCCATTTTGATGTTCCCGATTTTGATCATGATCGGGAGCAATTGGCTTATGCAGCTAAAAAGGCTGGGGTTGAGGGACTGGTTCTGATTGGCTTTTTACAGAAGCGTTTTCAGGACCTAATTCAAACCCAGCATTTTTTAAATAATCTAGTTGATGCACCACGCAGTTATTTAGCTCCTGGGTTGCATCCGTTTTATATTGAAGAGCATCAGCAGGAACATTTGCAGGATCTGGAGCAGATTCTAAAAACTGAAGACTGCATTGCCATTGGTGAAATCGGTCTGGATACTTTCCTGAAACAGCATAAGCAACTGGAAATTTTCCAGAAGCAGAAAGATTTTTTTGCCGCTCAGATTGAATTGGCACAGCAGTATGACAAGCCGATTTTGCTGCATATCCGTAAATCCCATGCCGATGTACTCAAAATGCTAAAAGCGCATAAATTCCAGCAAGGTGGTATTGCGCATGCCTTTGGTGGTGGAGTTGAAGAAGCCAAAGCATTTATCAAGCTCGGGTTTAAGCTAGGTATTACTGGACAAATTACCAATCCCAATGCCAAGAAATTGCATCAGGTGGTACAGATTGTTGGGGCAGAGCATCTGGTGTTGGAAACTGATTGTCCAGACATGACACCCTTATGCTGCCAGCATTCTAAAGAACAACGCACGCGTAATACGCCTGCCAATCTGCCTTATGTTCTGCAAGGCTTGGCCAAGAGCTTGCACATGGATCAAAATGAACTGGCTGAACAGCTCTGGAAAAATACCCATCAGGCTTTTCATCTAGATATCTAA
- a CDS encoding RsiV family protein, which yields MPKYNKIFGLSVLATAILLTACQPREKEAKEVSPPEVVQAQPELVQLKGETEKLRLDIPECDGKSCPEITIERLNSNQRFIDDFIDQQILTRLQGVLDVDAIAPAKVEIASKPASAESAASEAAVTTPQLSPRQQLEKQTIPYMQTFLNLDKELKALNANHSISLMIKPKILNPGNPLATVVLNSTHYLGGAHGSTAQNYYNFDLDSKKLIKLDDIVLPKQKAQLEAKAHEVFKTWVIDSQLATDVAEYEQAWKFKLTDNFFLTKQGLALQYAEYEIGPYVVGLPRLNIPYSDLQGILKPEYLPKPEQAASEAQVAK from the coding sequence ATGCCAAAATATAACAAGATATTCGGCCTGTCTGTACTGGCGACAGCGATTCTGTTGACTGCCTGTCAGCCTCGAGAAAAGGAAGCCAAAGAGGTTAGCCCACCGGAAGTCGTTCAGGCACAGCCTGAATTGGTCCAGCTCAAGGGTGAAACTGAAAAACTCAGACTGGATATTCCGGAGTGTGATGGTAAAAGTTGCCCGGAAATTACCATTGAACGCCTGAACAGTAATCAGCGTTTTATTGATGACTTTATTGATCAACAAATTTTAACCCGTTTGCAGGGCGTGCTTGATGTCGATGCGATTGCACCAGCGAAAGTTGAAATAGCTAGTAAGCCAGCTTCTGCTGAATCTGCAGCTTCAGAAGCAGCTGTAACAACACCACAATTGAGTCCTCGTCAGCAGCTGGAAAAGCAAACCATTCCATATATGCAGACTTTCCTGAATCTGGATAAAGAACTGAAAGCACTCAATGCTAATCACAGTATTAGTCTGATGATTAAACCGAAGATTTTGAATCCGGGAAATCCATTAGCAACGGTAGTGTTGAACAGCACGCATTATCTAGGCGGGGCACATGGTTCTACTGCGCAGAACTATTATAACTTCGATCTGGACAGTAAAAAGCTGATCAAGCTGGATGATATTGTCCTGCCAAAACAAAAGGCACAGTTGGAAGCTAAAGCCCATGAAGTCTTCAAGACGTGGGTGATCGACTCTCAATTGGCTACTGATGTTGCGGAATATGAGCAGGCCTGGAAATTTAAATTAACGGATAATTTCTTTCTGACCAAACAGGGTCTGGCACTGCAATATGCAGAATATGAAATTGGGCCTTATGTGGTCGGCTTACCGCGTTTGAATATTCCCTATAGTGATTTGCAGGGAATTTTAAAACCAGAATACCTGCCTAAACCCGAACAGGCTGCTTCAGAAGCCCAAGTCGCAAAATGA